From the genome of Terriglobia bacterium:
CCTCGCGAATCAAAAACGGCTGCAAACGGCACAAGGTCCTGCCGATCGAATCCTGAGATCAGAACATCACCTGTATGGAACGCAGCGATCTGTCGAGCGCGGGCGTTCTCCAAACCTTCAAAAGTCAGCTTCCATGCAGACTTGTACTGGCCGTCTTTGTCAAATATCGCCACGTAGGTCTCAACAGGCGAGGTCTTCTTTTCTTGCCGTTCGAGCAACAACGCGGCTCCACTTCCATAGGGTGCAAAGTCAACCATGGATGCACCCGGGACATCTGTGGCGGACGACACCACGAACTCAGATGTATTCCTGCCGCTCACGCCGATGGCCGTTACGGATCGGGCCGGCGAACGCCGAATGAATCTGACGAACATGGTAGTACCATCGGGACTGCACTTGATTGGCTGCGCAATGGCAAAGCCTGAGCTGGACTGCAGCTTCTCAATAACGCGCCGGTCTGTAATAGTGAGACTCTGGCGCGTATCTACGCCGTCGATTCCTAAACCCAGGATGCCCAAGAGGAGCATTCCCGAGAATACGGCTTTTGTCGCCTTGCTCACCATCCCGCCGCTGCCTTCCTGAATGCAGTTAATGAATTAGGGCAATCGGCGACCGAGCCTTTTCTCTTTTGCGCTCTCGCGCGTTTACCAGTGCTCTTGCCATCGTTATTCTTGACAATCTCGCACCAGCCACGTCGTCCGTGGTGTCGTATTGAATCTCCCCGCAGCAATACCATACAACTGGCGTGTGGACGCGACATGCATCTTGCATGCCGTTCTGCGGAAAAATCCTCATCGTTCGTGTGCAGCCCGAAGCAGTCTGACAACTTGCCAGTGTCGGGTTCACATTCATGCATCGTCCGTCTTCGCAGATCTGCGCGACGGCGAATGTGGAGAGAAGAATCCACAAAGTCACAAGAATTAATCTCTGCATTTACTTCTTCCTCCCACGAAGGGCTTTTGTGTCGCGGAAAAATAGCATCGACGGCAAGAAAAGATCCACTTCGACTTCGCTTGTTCCGGTTTCAGGACAGACTTTAGGGATCTGTCATTTATGCAACACTTTGCAACTTCGCAAGACCGGGTACGAGGAGGAAAGTTGATCCGAAACTGGAACAAGCTGCGTGTTACTGGCGATAAATCGCCTCTCACCAGTAACCCGCTGCGAAGCCGGCCACTGCACGCCCTTACCAGGCAGCGCCTAGCTAGCCCTTCGAGCCAAATGAAAATAGCGCCGCGCGTGGTGCACGTCGTGCGCGATCTGTTTTTACAAGGGGTGTCGGTTATCGGTTGCCGGTGCTCGGTTCTCATGCTCGGGCCGTTCGTGCGAGGTCACGGAAAAACACTGGGAATTGGTGAACTGGTTGTGGGATACACGTAGCGGGGGCCGCGGGCGTTCAACAGGTAAGCGGAGAGCATAGTTCGCTTCCTATTTTGATTGCCAAAACCCAAGCAGCGCCTGTACGATACGTCACCACTCCGGGCCGTGAATCTCAAACATTTCCATGAAAGAGAACGTCAATGAAAGCCAGAACAATACTGTTCGCCTTGGTCTTTTGCCTGGCCGGGGCCGTCGCATGTTTTGCCGCCGATTCGAACTTGGGTGCCTGGAAGTTGAACGAAGCGAAGTCAAAGATTCCCGCTGGGGCGAGCAAGAATACCAGCGTTGTCTATACCGCGGCGGGCGACAACTACAAGTGCGTCGTTGACGGCGTAGATGGCGCCGGAAAGCCCACCCACAACGAATGGACCGGCAAGTTTGATGGCAAGGATTATCCCATCGTCGGCGACCCGATCAGCGATACCCGCGCCATCCAGGCAGTCGATGGCCATCATTACAAACTGACGAATAAGAAGGGCGGGAAGCCGACCGTCACCGGCACGATCGTTGTCTCTCCCGACGGCAAAACTCGCACTCTCACTACGAATGTAACGGATGCCGGCGGCAAGAAGGTTACCGCCACATTTGCGTACGACAAGAAATAATCTTCCACTGCCATTCACCGAGACTATGCCTTTCCGTTCCGGGCGGGACGGTAAGGCATGGTTCAGCTTGCTTGCGCTCCGAGAAAGTCAGGACGAAGCAACGTCCCGCAATCTTCAATCGCGAGGGATCGGGCATTTAGGGAAAGGATTCACCACTGGCCACCGACTACGCGCAGCTCACCGAGAACCTTCTCCGCTTCTACGACTTCACCAATAAGGTCGTGCTTTTCGTCGGGGCGGGTGGGAGGCAACTGCTTGCCGCCTCCGCCGGAACCAAGAAGCTGATCGCGATTGATCAGGATGTGGAGGCCCTGCGGGAACTTGCGGCGAACGTTGCCGCAAAGGGCATGCAGGATTCCGTGGAGGTTGTTGGCGGCAAGTTCGAGGATGTGACACTGTCGGGCGATGTGGTGTACTTCGAATTTTGCCTGCACGAGATGGCCGATCCCCAGAAGGCGCTGACCCACGCCAAGAGTCTGGCACGCGACATCGTGGTATTCGACCATTCGCCTGGCTCGGAGTGGATCTTCTACGGTGCGGAAGAGGACAAGGTCTGCCGCAGCGCGCAAGCCATGGAGCGCTTCGGATTGCGGCGCCGCGAAAGGTTTCACACGGAACAGCGGTTCGAGAACTACGCCGAACTCCTCGCCAAGGTAGGTGCGCAAGGGCCTACCGCGATCCGGCGCACGCAGCGCTTTGCAGGCGCCACGATGATCGTCATTCCCATGAGCTACGAACTCAACCAGTTGTAGAAGAGCGAATGCGATTCGCCGTCCAGCGTCTCAAGGGACCGTATTGCTTAGCATAATCGACCCAGGCGGCGCGGGTAAAAGGCGGTTCTAAGCCAGCGCCTAGCCCTTCGCAGCCAAATGAAAATAGCGCCGCGCGTGGTGCACATCATGCGCGATCTGCTCCCGCAGAGCTTCCACGTTGGGAAACTTCTGTTCGTCTCGCAGGCGCCGCAGGAAGCAGAGCTCGACCTCGGTCTGCGCGGTCAGGGAAATGGGGAAGAAGTTGAGCAGGTGGCTCTCGATGGCGAAGGAATCGGGGCCGAAGGTGGGACGCACGCCGACGTTGGTGACCGCATCGAAGGTTTCGCCGTTGACGCGCGTGCGGGTGACGTAAACGCCATTGCGCGGGATGGTTTCGTCGTAGCGGCTGAGATTGAGGGTGGGCACGGTGTATTTGTGGCCGTAGCCGCGGCCGCGCCCGGGTGTAGAGATGATGCTGAACACGCGGCCCAGCAGATGCCGTGCGCGGCTGACATTGCCATCCGAGAGCAGTTCGCGGATGCGCGAGCTGGAAACCACTTCTCCGCGGACCGTGAGTGCGGGATAGATCTTGACCTCGAACCCGAACTCACGTCCGAACTCGACGAGACGATCCACGTTGCCTTGGGCGCGGTGGCCGAAACGGAAGTTGAACCCTTCGTGCACCTCGCGGGCGTGCAGCGCGCGGACGATGACCTGCTCGGTGAATTCCAGCGGCGTCATCAGCGACAGGTCGCGGGTGAAGGGAAGCAGGAGCGCGGCATCGATCCCGGTTTCTTCCAGCAGCCGCAGCTTGATCGGCAAGGGAGTGAGCAGGCGGGGGGCGACGTCGGGACGCAGGATGCGCGTCGGGTGCGGGTCGAAGGTGACGACGATGGACGTTCCGTTGATCTCCCGCGCACGACGCACCAACTCGGTCAGCACGCGGCGGTGGGCCAGGTGCACGCCGTCGAAGTTGCCGATGGAGACGATCGTAGGTCCGTGGTCGGCCGGAACTTCGTCGAGATGGCGGAAAATTTTCATTCAGTCATCGGCCATTAGCGTCGGCAATCGCCAAGAGCGTAGTTGGTGGCCGGTAGTCGGGGGCCGGACTACCGGCTACGGACTACCAGCGCTCACAACTCATCACTCCCAACTCACAACTCAAATTCCAGTTTCAACCCATCATGCGAAAGCCGCACGTTGGCCGGCAGCGTGGCATTGGTCCGCTCATGGTCCAGATCGTGCGAAATATGCGTGAAAAAGGCGCGGCGCGGCTGCAGGCGCTCGATCAAGGCCAGCGAGTTCGCGACCGTGGAATGGGTGGGATGCGGTTTATGGCGCAGCGCGTCGAGAATCAGGATGTCGAGGCCGCTTAGTCGCGCCATGGAGCGCTCCGGAATTTCGCTGAAGTCGGTGACATAGGCGGCCGAGCTGAAACGGAAGCCGCAGATTTCGGCGTCGCCGTGCATGATAGCGATAGGCTCGAAGCAGACACCGTGCAGGTCCAGGGGGCCGTGCAACGGGTTCAGTTCCACCTGCGCGATGCCACCGTACTTGTAATCCCCGGCAAAGATGTAGCTGAACATCTCGCGGATGCGGCCGATGGCGGAGGGCTGCGCGTACAGAGGAATTTTGCCTGCGGTGTGGAAGGTGAGGGGGCGCAGGTCGTCGAGGCCCAGGATATGGTCGGCGTGGGCGTGGGTGTAGAGCACGGCATCCAGGTGGCGGATGCCTTCACGGATGGCCTGCTCGCGAAAGTCGGGGCTGGAATCAATCAGAATGCGGTGGCCGCCGTATTCCACCATGATGGAGGGGCGCGTGCGGCGGTCGCGCGGGTCCGAGGAGTTGCACACGGCGCAGGGACAGCCGATGGTGGGCACGCCCATCGAGGTCCCGCTGCCGAGCACGGTGAGGGTGGCTTTCATTTGATGTTCAGGCCGCCGGCCGGAGGCGGCGTGCCGGGCGCCTGCGGCCCGCGCGCGATCGCGTTGGTGACCTCGACGTAAGCCATGCGCAGCTCGTAGAGGCAGTTCTGCAGCAGGTTGTCTTCGGGCATGGTCAGATTGCCCTTGGTTTTTTCGGCGAGCAGGCCGAGGGTGTCGATAGTCTGGCGCGCGCCGAGCAGGTCCAGCGCCGGCGGGCCGCCCTGCTCGTGCATGAGGCCGAGCTGCACCAGCGCGGTCATGTAGACCGAGGCGATGAAGCGCTCGAAGGTCATTTCGAATTCCTGCGCGCGGCGGCCACCAAGCTCGGACTGGATTTGCGCATCGAGCTGCTTCGACGATTGCTTGAAGGCGTCGTGCTGCGCCTGGCGCTCGGCGGCGCTGGGCGGAGGCGGGACGTTGCGCTGGTCCGGCTGCGGCGGTTCTGCTTTCGTCGCCTCGGGCGCGGCGGCCCCTTCGACTTCGCTCAGGGCAGGCTGGGGCGGCTCGGGAGGACGCTCCTCCTGCTCGCGCGGCGGTTCGGGCGTGGCTTCGCCTTCGGAGGTAAAGCGGCGGCGGTCGGTGACGGTGAACTCAGGTTCTTTTTTGTTATCAGGCATAGCGTTTCACAACTGCAGAATTGCGGAAGTGCGGAACTGCCGAGTTGAAAACCAATTCCGCAATTCCGCAGTTCGGCAATGCGGCAATCTGGATCATGCGGCCAGCTCCCTGTAGGGAAGCAGGTGCACGACGGCGTGCGCGCCGCTGATGCTCAACTCGGCGCCGGGGTTGCGGGCTTCCATGCGCAGGTAGCCGAGGGCGAGAGTGCGGTCGCCGTCGCTGCCGGGGACGGTGAGGGCGCTGGTGATCTCGCCCACGTCCTTGCCCTCCTGCTGAATTTTGGCGCCCGGCGCAGGCGGCGGGCCATCCACCACGAAGCCGGTCAGCATGCGATGCAGCAGCGCGCGCGAGTGAATGCGCTCCACGATTTCCTGGCCGAGGTAGCAGCCCTTCTTGAAATTGAGCGCCTGCTCCTGGCCAGTTTCCTGCGGCAGGTAGCGCTCGCTGATGTCCACTCCGTAGCGCGGGATGCCGGCGGCGAGGCGGAACATCTCCAGCGCTTCCGTGCCAACTGGTCTTGCGCCACTGCGGACGAGCGCATCCCACACATCGGCGGCGCCGGCGGGCGCGAGCCAGATTTCGTAGGTGTGCGAGATGTCGCCGGCCATGCGCGTGAGGGAGAGCCCGAGGTCGTTCCACGCCATGTCCTGGACTTCGAGCGGGTCCGCGTGTTCCCACCCAGTGGCGCCAACACCGGGCGCCACAAGGGTGGGGCAACCGAAGCCGGCGTCGCGCAGCACCTCGGGCGCGCGCGGCCCCTGCACGGCGAGCGCGGTCAGCTTTTCGGTGACGTCGGTCAATTCCACGTCATCCATGATGATGTACTTGTTCATCACCTCAAGTAGCGTGGGCGCCTGCCAGCGCGCGGTGTCCAGGAGCAGGTAGTCACCGCGGCTGTAGAGGTACATGTCGCCGAGGATTCGCCCCTGCGCATTGAGCAGGAAGTTGTAATTGCCATGGCCCGGAGGGAGGTCGCGGATGTTGTTGGTGACCATGCCGTTCATCCAACGCAGGCGATCGGCGCCCGTGGCCACGATTTTGGCGCGCCAGCCCAGGTCGTAGATGCCGCAGCCAGAGCGGAGTTCCACGTACTCGCGGCGAGGATCGCCAAAGGTGGCAGCGGTCTCCGCCCCGAGGTAGTCGCTCAGGCGCGCGCCCGCGGCAACGAGCGGATCGTGGAGAGCAGTCGTGGGCATGGTCGAACGAATGATTATAGTCGAGGGCAAGAAGTCGACGGTCGATGGTCGATGGCCGACGGCTGACGGCCGGTACGGTTGAAGCGCAATGTCATCCCGAGTGAGAGCCGCCCGGCTTCGGCGGCACGAGTCGCGACTGTCGACTGCTGTATCTTGTCCCCGGTGAGCGACCGAAAGAAGATTGCCGTGGTGCCCGGCGACGGGATCGGCAAGGAAGTCATCGCCGAGGCGCTGAAGGTGGTGCGGGCCAGCGGCGCGCCGGCGGATTTCACCGAGTTCGACTGGAGCGCCGATCGCTACCTGCGCGACGGCACCACCATTCCGAACGACGGATTCCAAATGCTGGCGCGCGATTTCGATGCCATCCTGGCCGGCGCACTGGGCGATCCGCGCGTGCCCAGCAACATTCATGCCAAGGAAATCCTGCTCGGCATGCGCTTCAAAATGGACCTGTACGCCAATGTTCGCCCGGTGCGGCTGCTCGATGAATGCCTCTGCCCGCTGAAGAACGTGAAGCCCGAGGACGTGCATTTCACCATCATCCGCGAGAACACCGAAGGCGTGTACATGGACATGGGTGGCGTGTTCAAGCCGGGAACGCCCGACGAGGTCGCAACCCAGGAGGACATCAACACCCGCAAGGGCGTGGAGCGCGTGGTCCGCTATGCGTTCGAATACGCGCGGCGGCACGGGCGCAAGAAGGTGCTGATGTCGGACAAGTCCAACGTGATGACCTACGCCGGCGGGCTCTGGCAGCGCGTGTTCAAGCAAGTAGCCGGCGAGTTTCCCGAGATCGCGGCGCAGCACATGTTCGTGGACGCGCTCTGCCTGGCGATGGTGCGCGAGCCGCGGCAGTTTGACGTGATCGTCACCAACAACATGTTTGGCGACATCCTCACCGACCTGGCGGCCGCGTTGCAGGGCGGGCTGGGGATGGCGGCCAGCGGAAACATTCATCCCGGGCGCACGTCGATGTTCGAGCCGGTGCACGGCTCGGCGCCACCGCTGGCGGGAAAAAACCTGGCCAATCCGCTGGGCGCAATCCAGAGCGCGGCCATGATGCTGGCGCACCTGGGACTGCAAGAGCACGCTGACCGCATCGATGCTGCGGTGCTGGCGGCGGTGCGGGCGAAACAGTTGACGCAGGATGTGGGCGGCAGCATGGGAACGAAACAGGTGGGCGACTGGGTCGCGAAACGGGTGAGCTGATGTTGATGTCATCCCGTCTCTAACGACGGTAACCGGTGTCAAGCGATTTTAGGGAACAAGCGAGCGGCCCAATGCGCGTGGTCCCCGGAACGCGCTGCCTTTGCGTTCTGGCGTGCCTTTCGCCGCGCGGTCGAGGGCAGAGGAAGAGATGTTTAAATCGCCGTGACACCCAGCCCCGAAGGGGCGGTAGAAACTAGTCCGGCACGTCAGTGCCGGGAATCGGGGCCATAACTTTCTCCGAGTCCCGTAGGGGCGGCACGCAAAGGCTGATGAGCTGGCGGTGAGGGTGCTAACAAGAAACCATTTCCGATTGTCGATTGTCGATTGTCGATTGTTGTTGCGCGCGATCGTACTCGTGGTGCTTCTCGCGTCCTTGGCGACGGCACAGTCGCCTCCCCAGGCGCAGGCGCCCAAGCCCGAGGTGGCGCCGTCCGCGCCGACACAGCCGCCGCAAACCCCGGCGCGGGCCACCACCGAGCATCGCATCACGCCCGAGGAAGCCAGGGAACTGCTGGGCGCGGTGGACGAGGTGCTCCGCTTCGACAGCGACGACAGCGGGCTCAAGATCAAGCACGAGGTCAAGCGCCAACTCGCCAGCCGCGACCAGGTGCAGAAGTACATCGAGACCCGGCTGCAAGAGGACGAAGACACGCAGCGGCTGCGGCGCGCCGAGGTCGTGCTGAAGAAACTGGGCCTGCTGCCGCGCGCATTCGATTTGCAGACATTCCTGGTCGAGCTGATGCGCGAGCAGGTCGCCGGCTACTACGACAGCAAGACCAAGACTGTGTACCTGCTGGATTGGCTGCTACCGGCGTCGCAGCTGCCGGTGCTGGCGCACGAGCTGACGCACGCGCTGCAGGACCAGAATTACGGGCTGGAAAAGTGGATGGGGAAGGGGACGTCGGAGAAGACGCCGACGGAGGAAGCGTACGGCGACGAGGAAATCGCGGCGCGGCACGCCATTGTGGAAGGGCAGGCGATGGCGGTCATGATCGATTACCTGCTGGCGCCCACGGGGGGATCGGTGGTTTCGATGCCGCGGGTCACGGAGGCAATCCAACAGGGCATGATGGAGAGCGCCGACTCGCCGGTGTTCAACCGCGCCCCCATGTTCCTCAAGCGCGTTCTGTTGTTCCCTTATCGTTACGGGCTTGATTTCGAGCGCGAATTGTTGACCAAGGGCGGCAAGGAGAAAGCGTTCGCCGGCGTGTTCAAGTTCCCGCCGCAAAACACGCGCCAGGTGATGGAGCCGGCGACCTACCTGGCGGGCGAAAAACTTCCCGATTTGCCGGTGCCCGATGTCGCCAAGCTCCTGGGAAAAGATTGGGAGAAGTACGACGTGGGCTCCATCGGCGAGTTCGACGTCGCGGTGATGGCGGAAATTTATTCCGGCGCCGACGTGGCGAAAAAGATTTATCCGCAATGGCGCGGCGGCTGGTATTACTCCGCCAAGCGCAAGAACGGTGGGGAACTGGCGCTGGTGATGGTGACGAAGTGGGCAGACGCGGCGGCGGCGGACGAGTTTCGCAACCTGTACGCGACAGCGGTTCCGAAGCGTTACACGGTGGAAGCGGGCGCGCCCGGCGGCGGAGTTGAGAGGATCAGTGCAATCCCTAGTGTCGAGTTGACGCGTTGGAAGACCGCCGCCGGCCCGGTGGAACTCGTCGCCGCAGCCGACACGGTGATCGCCATCGAGAGCGTGCCGGCGGAGATGGTGGACAAAGTCCGGCTGGCGGTGCTGGGCAAATGATGAACGCAATATCGCGTTCGATGTTGGATTGGTGACATACGTGTCTCGTAAAGGCTCAGTTTGAAGTCTGCCTATGATCCAGGCACAATCGCGGTAGCGACAATGCGCGACCTGATTGGCGCGGGCGCCCTCGCCCGCGGCTTCCAGTTTCCGTCCGGGCTTGTTGGAAGCGCGGGCCTTTAGGTGTCTACGTGAAAACTGGTCTGGCATGATCGACGGTGGTATGTAACCGCGACATCGCAGCCCCAGCGGGGCGATTGAGAATAGCCCGCCACTTCAGTGGCGGGGCATAGTGGGAAGGATCTCTCAGTGCCGTAGGCACGATTGAAGTTCCCACGCACACACCTTACCGGCTGCTGAAAACTCGATTCTGTGTCAGGGTACGACTTCACAGGCTTCTGACCAACGCACTTGTGTCAGGGTGCGACCTCACAGGTTGCCGAAAAATGCTCTCTACGGCTTGTTTTGAGGGGGCGCGGCTCGGTAGACCACCGGCTTCAGCCGGTGGCGCGAAGCGCCGCGCCGAACAAGTCCTTTATTTTTTTGTCATTCCGAGCGGGCTCGGTAGGTCACGGCTTTGCAGGCTGCTGGCAAACGCGCTTGTGTCAGGGTACGACTTCACAGGCTGCTGAAATATGCCCTTGCCCAAGAACTCTTGTGGCGCGGGCGCCCTCGCCCGCGGCTTCTGTGTCAGGCTCGACTTCTCAGGCCGCTGAAATACGCGTTTGTGTCAGGGTACGACTTCAGTCGTACCGCAAACCGCATCCTTAGTTTTGTCATTCCGAGTCGCGCCGACTGAGCGGAGCGAGGAAGGCGCGGCGAGGAACCTGTTTTTCCACTCTTTCACCAGCCCTTCACCCGGGGCCGAGGCGCGAAGCGCCGAAGCCCGCGAGGAATCTACGGCTCTTCGCTTGACTCGCCGTGCTAAAATGCATTCTGGATGCTGAAGAAACAGCGTCCTCGCTGAGCCGCCGGAGCTGTCGCTTCTGCGGCTCAAGGTGCTTCATTGGCCTTTTATTATCAATATTTTACGTGTAACTCCCTATTCCTCAAAGATCTGGCGGGAATTTCTCCGCAAAATGTTGATTCTAAAAGATCGACCCCGGGGGGAGGGGGGTACCCATTTTCCAGCAACATGCCCTCCACGGCTTGTTTCGGAAGGGCGCGCGAGCCTGTTGTGAAAGGGCACGACTTCAGTCGTGCCGTAATCGTACCGAATGAACATCGGCTTTAGCCGCTGAGGGTCGAAATCGCTGTCAGCAGGACTGCAGCCTCTTAGGAGATTCTTTGGCGGAAGCGGAAATCGGAATCATCGGCGGCAGCGGGCTCTACCAGATGCCCGGCCTGACCGAGGCGTGCGAGCTCAAGCAGGACACACCCTTCGGCGCTCGGCGTGCTGGAAGGCCGCAAGGTCGCATTTCTGTCGCGGCACGCGCGCGGACACCGCGTCATGCCTACGGAGCTGAATTTTCGCGCTAACATTTACGGTTTCAAGCAGCTCGGGGTGGAGCGCATTTTGTCGCTATCGGCGGTCGGGTCGCTGAAAGAAGAGCACAAGCCGCTAGAATTCG
Proteins encoded in this window:
- a CDS encoding class I SAM-dependent methyltransferase, producing MLFVGAGGRQLLAASAGTKKLIAIDQDVEALRELAANVAAKGMQDSVEVVGGKFEDVTLSGDVVYFEFCLHEMADPQKALTHAKSLARDIVVFDHSPGSEWIFYGAEEDKVCRSAQAMERFGLRRRERFHTEQRFENYAELLAKVGAQGPTAIRRTQRFAGATMIVIPMSYELNQL
- a CDS encoding bifunctional riboflavin kinase/FAD synthetase, translating into MKIFRHLDEVPADHGPTIVSIGNFDGVHLAHRRVLTELVRRAREINGTSIVVTFDPHPTRILRPDVAPRLLTPLPIKLRLLEETGIDAALLLPFTRDLSLMTPLEFTEQVIVRALHAREVHEGFNFRFGHRAQGNVDRLVEFGREFGFEVKIYPALTVRGEVVSSSRIRELLSDGNVSRARHLLGRVFSIISTPGRGRGYGHKYTVPTLNLSRYDETIPRNGVYVTRTRVNGETFDAVTNVGVRPTFGPDSFAIESHLLNFFPISLTAQTEVELCFLRRLRDEQKFPNVEALREQIAHDVHHARRYFHLAAKG
- a CDS encoding MBL fold metallo-hydrolase — its product is MKATLTVLGSGTSMGVPTIGCPCAVCNSSDPRDRRTRPSIMVEYGGHRILIDSSPDFREQAIREGIRHLDAVLYTHAHADHILGLDDLRPLTFHTAGKIPLYAQPSAIGRIREMFSYIFAGDYKYGGIAQVELNPLHGPLDLHGVCFEPIAIMHGDAEICGFRFSSAAYVTDFSEIPERSMARLSGLDILILDALRHKPHPTHSTVANSLALIERLQPRRAFFTHISHDLDHERTNATLPANVRLSHDGLKLEFEL
- a CDS encoding DUF1844 domain-containing protein, translating into MPDNKKEPEFTVTDRRRFTSEGEATPEPPREQEERPPEPPQPALSEVEGAAAPEATKAEPPQPDQRNVPPPPSAAERQAQHDAFKQSSKQLDAQIQSELGGRRAQEFEMTFERFIASVYMTALVQLGLMHEQGGPPALDLLGARQTIDTLGLLAEKTKGNLTMPEDNLLQNCLYELRMAYVEVTNAIARGPQAPGTPPPAGGLNIK
- a CDS encoding folate-binding protein: MPTTALHDPLVAAGARLSDYLGAETAATFGDPRREYVELRSGCGIYDLGWRAKIVATGADRLRWMNGMVTNNIRDLPPGHGNYNFLLNAQGRILGDMYLYSRGDYLLLDTARWQAPTLLEVMNKYIIMDDVELTDVTEKLTALAVQGPRAPEVLRDAGFGCPTLVAPGVGATGWEHADPLEVQDMAWNDLGLSLTRMAGDISHTYEIWLAPAGAADVWDALVRSGARPVGTEALEMFRLAAGIPRYGVDISERYLPQETGQEQALNFKKGCYLGQEIVERIHSRALLHRMLTGFVVDGPPPAPGAKIQQEGKDVGEITSALTVPGSDGDRTLALGYLRMEARNPGAELSISGAHAVVHLLPYRELAA
- a CDS encoding 3-isopropylmalate dehydrogenase; the protein is MSDRKKIAVVPGDGIGKEVIAEALKVVRASGAPADFTEFDWSADRYLRDGTTIPNDGFQMLARDFDAILAGALGDPRVPSNIHAKEILLGMRFKMDLYANVRPVRLLDECLCPLKNVKPEDVHFTIIRENTEGVYMDMGGVFKPGTPDEVATQEDINTRKGVERVVRYAFEYARRHGRKKVLMSDKSNVMTYAGGLWQRVFKQVAGEFPEIAAQHMFVDALCLAMVREPRQFDVIVTNNMFGDILTDLAAALQGGLGMAASGNIHPGRTSMFEPVHGSAPPLAGKNLANPLGAIQSAAMMLAHLGLQEHADRIDAAVLAAVRAKQLTQDVGGSMGTKQVGDWVAKRVS